One genomic region from Salvia hispanica cultivar TCC Black 2014 chromosome 2, UniMelb_Shisp_WGS_1.0, whole genome shotgun sequence encodes:
- the LOC125208171 gene encoding transcription factor MYB16-like isoform X2: MGRSPCCDKIGLKKGPWTPEEDQKLLAYIEKHGHGSWRALPVKAGLQRCGKSCRLRWTNYLRPDIKRGKFSLQEEQTIIQLHALLGNRWSAIATHLPKRTDNEIKNYWNTHLKKRLAKMGIDPITHKPKNDALLSSDGQSKSAANLSHMAQWESARLEAEARLVRQSKLRGGGGGASASASASASSGPFQIVKMQAEFASTSAQFQKPGGAAQPCLDVLKAWTGGAAAGVGGELESPTSTLSSAAGVGESSAAVTESDSGLMKEEGVEEWKHLAALPEAAEWAAAGAEHVPTGNFVEKFTDLLLSTSSGDRRFSDDGAESDNGSGGEGEGGSRGGDYYEDNKNYWNSILNLVNASPSDSPIF, from the exons ATGGGCCGGTCTCCGTGTTGTGACAAGATCGGGCTGAAGAAGGGGCCGTGGACGCCCGAGGAAGATCAGAAGCTCTTGGCGTATATCGAAAAACACGGCCACGGGAGCTGGAGGGCCTTGCCTGTCAAAGCTG gGCTTCAGAGATGTGGTAAGAGCTGCAGATTGAGGTGGACTAACTATTTGAGGCCAGATATTAAAAGGGGAAAATTCAGTTTACAGGAGGAGCAAACAATCATTCAACTCCATGCTCTTTTGGGAAATAG GTGGTCGGCCATCGCGACCCATCTGCCTAAGCGGACAGATAACGAGATTAAGAATTATTGGAACACACATCTGAAGAAACGCTTGGCAAAAATGGGGATCGACCCGATCACCCATAAGCCCAAAAACGACGCCCTGTTGTCCAGTGACGGCCAATCCAAAAGCGCCGCCAATCTGAGCCACATGGCTCAGTGGGAGAGCGCCCGCCTCGAAGCCGAAGCCAGACTGGTCCGCCAGTCCAAGCTCCGCGGAGGTGGTGGCGGAGCTTCTGCCTCAGCCTCAGCCTCCGCCTCCTCAGGACCTTTTCAG ATTGTGAAAATGCAGGCAGAGTTCGCCTCCACTTCGGCTCAGTTTCAGAAGCCGGGAGGTGCGGCGCAGCCGTGCCTCGACGTGCTCAAGGCATGGACCGGCGGAGCGGCGGCGGGTGTCGGCGGGGAGCTGGAGTCGCCGACGTCGACGCTGAGCTCGGCGGCGGGGGTGGGGGAGAGCTCCGCCGCTGTGACGGAGTCCGACAGCGGGCTCATGAAGGAGGAAGGGGTGGAGGAGTGGAAGCATCTGGCGGCGCTGCCGGAGGCGGCGGAGTGGGCGGCGGCAGGTGCCGAGCACGTGCCAACCGGGAATTTCGTGGAGAAGTTCACCGATCTTCTTCTCAGCACGTCGTCGGGGGATCGGCGATTCTCCGACGACGGCGCAGAATCCGATAACGGCAGCGGCGGCGAGGGCGAGGGCGGAAGCAGGGGCGGTGATTATTATGAAGATAACAAGAATTATTGGAATAGCATTCTTAATTTGGTGAATGCTTCGCCTTCTGATTCGCCGATATTTTGA
- the LOC125208171 gene encoding transcription factor MYB16-like isoform X1 — protein MGRSPCCDKIGLKKGPWTPEEDQKLLAYIEKHGHGSWRALPVKAGLQRCGKSCRLRWTNYLRPDIKRGKFSLQEEQTIIQLHALLGNRWSAIATHLPKRTDNEIKNYWNTHLKKRLAKMGIDPITHKPKNDALLSSDGQSKSAANLSHMAQWESARLEAEARLVRQSKLRGGGGGASASASASASSGPFQAEFASTSAQFQKPGGAAQPCLDVLKAWTGGAAAGVGGELESPTSTLSSAAGVGESSAAVTESDSGLMKEEGVEEWKHLAALPEAAEWAAAGAEHVPTGNFVEKFTDLLLSTSSGDRRFSDDGAESDNGSGGEGEGGSRGGDYYEDNKNYWNSILNLVNASPSDSPIF, from the exons ATGGGCCGGTCTCCGTGTTGTGACAAGATCGGGCTGAAGAAGGGGCCGTGGACGCCCGAGGAAGATCAGAAGCTCTTGGCGTATATCGAAAAACACGGCCACGGGAGCTGGAGGGCCTTGCCTGTCAAAGCTG gGCTTCAGAGATGTGGTAAGAGCTGCAGATTGAGGTGGACTAACTATTTGAGGCCAGATATTAAAAGGGGAAAATTCAGTTTACAGGAGGAGCAAACAATCATTCAACTCCATGCTCTTTTGGGAAATAG GTGGTCGGCCATCGCGACCCATCTGCCTAAGCGGACAGATAACGAGATTAAGAATTATTGGAACACACATCTGAAGAAACGCTTGGCAAAAATGGGGATCGACCCGATCACCCATAAGCCCAAAAACGACGCCCTGTTGTCCAGTGACGGCCAATCCAAAAGCGCCGCCAATCTGAGCCACATGGCTCAGTGGGAGAGCGCCCGCCTCGAAGCCGAAGCCAGACTGGTCCGCCAGTCCAAGCTCCGCGGAGGTGGTGGCGGAGCTTCTGCCTCAGCCTCAGCCTCCGCCTCCTCAGGACCTTTTCAG GCAGAGTTCGCCTCCACTTCGGCTCAGTTTCAGAAGCCGGGAGGTGCGGCGCAGCCGTGCCTCGACGTGCTCAAGGCATGGACCGGCGGAGCGGCGGCGGGTGTCGGCGGGGAGCTGGAGTCGCCGACGTCGACGCTGAGCTCGGCGGCGGGGGTGGGGGAGAGCTCCGCCGCTGTGACGGAGTCCGACAGCGGGCTCATGAAGGAGGAAGGGGTGGAGGAGTGGAAGCATCTGGCGGCGCTGCCGGAGGCGGCGGAGTGGGCGGCGGCAGGTGCCGAGCACGTGCCAACCGGGAATTTCGTGGAGAAGTTCACCGATCTTCTTCTCAGCACGTCGTCGGGGGATCGGCGATTCTCCGACGACGGCGCAGAATCCGATAACGGCAGCGGCGGCGAGGGCGAGGGCGGAAGCAGGGGCGGTGATTATTATGAAGATAACAAGAATTATTGGAATAGCATTCTTAATTTGGTGAATGCTTCGCCTTCTGATTCGCCGATATTTTGA
- the LOC125208173 gene encoding uncharacterized protein LOC125208173 — translation MTSGRNAPMPGIFLRISRFLRGARIIEDRGGRKPLETHCNGCIPFEETVEKMTEENNGIIPPFVDVFGKTHTFKTKDSQGMVSQNATRINVDIMRRAEELRAEGIDNPDKDAIFLELHGKVKKRKQIPGAGSVTKLYFPSATSAYASGRSTGSDPRKMDELYEQRLQEERERMEAQTEARMEERVRKIEEASEKKMELMKEESEKKMELMKEESEKKMELMKEEMQEHLQTLFTEKLKNLGKL, via the exons ATGACCAGTGGACGAAATGCACCGATGCCTGGAATCTTCCTGAGAATATCACGGTTTCTGAGAGGTGCTCGAATAATCGAAGACAGGGGCGGGAGAAAGCCTTTGGAAACACATTGTAATGGTTGTATTCCATTTGAAGAGACCGTTgagaaaatg ACTGAGGAAAACAACGGGATAATACCTCCATTTGTAGATGTCTTTGGTAAGACCCACACGTTCAAAACAAAAGATTCACAAGGGATGGTTTCGCAAAACGCCACTCGGATTAAT GTTGATATTATGAGAAGGGCCGAAGAATTAAGAGCCGAAGGGATAGACAATCCAGATAAAGATGCCATCTTCTTGGAGCTTCATGGTAAGGTGAAGAAGAGAAAGCAGATTCCCGGTGCAGGAAGtgtaacaaaattatacttcCCGTCAGCTACTTCAGCATATGCATCTGGACGTTCGACAGGCAGCGACCCTAGGAAAATGGACGAGCTCTACGAGCAACGACTTCAAGAAGAACGGGAGCGAATGGAAGCCCAAACGGAAGCCCGGATGGAAGAGAGAGTTAGAAAGATAGAAGAAGCATCGGAGAAGAAAATGGAATTGATGAAGGAAGAGTCGGAGAAGAAAATGGAATTGATGAAGGAAGAGTCGGAGAAGAAAATGGAATTGATGAAGGAAGAGATGCAAGAACACCTTCAGACTTTATTTactgaaaaattgaaaaatttgggTAAACTATAG